In one window of Juglans regia cultivar Chandler chromosome 3, Walnut 2.0, whole genome shotgun sequence DNA:
- the LOC108985297 gene encoding cytokinin riboside 5'-monophosphate phosphoribohydrolase LOG7 produces MEEAKSRFKRICVFCGSSSGKKASYQEAAVELGKELVERRIDLVYGGGSVGLMGIVSQAVHDGGRHVLGVIPRSLMPREITGETVGEVRVVSDMHQRKAEMARQADAFIALPGGYGTMEELLEVITWAQLGIHRKPVGLLNVDGFYNSLLSFIDKAVDEGFISPIARRIIMSAPTAKQLFRHLEEYVPEYDEITSKLVWEEVERLNYTPA; encoded by the exons atggaagaggcAAAGTCGAGATTCAAAAGGATTTGTGTGTTCTGTGGGAGCAGTTCAGGGAAGAAAGCCAGTTATCAAGAAGCTGCTGTTGAACTTGGGAAGGAACTG GTAGAGAGAAGGATTGATTTGGTCTATGGAGGTGGGAGCGTGGGATTGATGGGTATTGTTTCTCAGGCGGTTCATGATGGTGGGCGCCATGTTCTAGG AGTCATTCCAAGGAGTCTAATGCCGAGAGAG ATAACTGGGGAAACAGTCGGAGAAGTGAGAGTTGTATCTGATATGCACCAGCGGAAAGCTGAAATGGCTCGTCAAGCCGATGCCTTTATTGCCCTCCCTG GCGGATACGGCACTATGGAAGAACTGCTAGAAGTCATTACGTGGGCTCAACTTGGAATTCACCGCAAACCC GTGGGGCTCTTGAATGTTGATGGGTTCTATAATTCCCTATTGTCTTTCATTGATAAGGCCGTTGATGAAGGCTTTATCTCACCAATCGCCCGTCGCATTATCATGTCTGCACCAACTGCCAAACAGTTGTTCAGACATCTTGAG GAATATGTTCCGGAGTACGACGAGATAACATCCAAGCTGGTTTGGGAAGAGGTGGAAAGACTGAATTATACACCGGCCTGA